The following coding sequences are from one Aeromicrobium duanguangcaii window:
- a CDS encoding CHAT domain-containing protein, giving the protein MDAGRFRTALRLLATALERNTEPDLAVRIMLNLSHVESALGDQLAALRWCDEAARLADTPPTRALVHSQRATLHLNNGDAERAAALYDLAVPALTGSARANALMNRGVLHLQQWRNDLARRDFQEAARLYDAGADETGWAQAMHNDGYAALQAGELVVALEAMDTARGHLADLSPVAAAVCDQDIAEALLAAGQTREAVGLILGAARVFAQSRLRQHQGECEATAARVLLFSDPRRARRLARQAARRLRGTGSEWWALRADTVALAAEASLFPPDKAWLDRADETSRALRQLGLDHPAQLLDLLAARQAVTTGDLNRATALLRRGRTTERDSLTERLLESVALAARSLARGRRRQALADLRRGLDLLHHWQSTFGSLDLASGVAGSGRALALTGIRVALASQDPALVFEWSERTRELSSRVVPVRPPHDPELAADLSRIRRLTITEPEEGSPEADELSRLRGRVRHRVWLSRGSGQIGEVVEPSDLVSSLGAEDALVSYVWDRRRLHALVITDDTRVVIELGPQEPLVERLAGLQADLDMAASRWNPALANAVRASRDRRLTELARMLVDPVLSSVGDRRLVITPAGLLSGLPWSMLPGFIGRPVTVPVTATRWLATRGVPVPQEAAFVAGPDVARAIEEVKQSAARWPGAVTLTDDAATVAATLHAADGADLLHVSAHGRHAVENPLFSGVLLADGPLFGYDLDRLAQVPDVVILSACEVGRSTQRWAEESLGMVNAWLHAGARCVIASPAAVADDEACEVLQDVHRLMAGGTPPGVALAEATADRPTSFVCFGAGW; this is encoded by the coding sequence ATGGATGCGGGCCGGTTCCGCACGGCGCTTCGTCTGCTGGCGACCGCCTTGGAGCGCAACACCGAACCCGATCTGGCCGTGCGCATCATGCTGAACCTGTCGCACGTCGAATCGGCGCTGGGGGATCAGCTGGCCGCCCTGCGGTGGTGTGACGAGGCGGCGAGACTCGCGGACACGCCTCCGACCCGTGCCCTCGTGCACAGCCAGCGCGCCACCCTGCACCTGAACAACGGCGACGCCGAGCGCGCCGCCGCGCTCTACGACCTCGCGGTGCCGGCCCTGACCGGCTCGGCGCGGGCCAACGCGCTGATGAACCGCGGCGTGCTGCACCTGCAGCAGTGGCGCAACGACCTGGCGCGCCGCGACTTCCAGGAGGCGGCCCGGCTGTACGACGCGGGCGCCGACGAGACCGGGTGGGCCCAGGCCATGCACAACGACGGCTACGCGGCGTTGCAGGCCGGCGAGCTCGTCGTCGCGCTGGAGGCGATGGACACCGCACGCGGCCACCTCGCGGACCTCTCCCCCGTCGCCGCCGCTGTCTGCGACCAGGACATCGCCGAGGCCCTGCTGGCGGCTGGGCAGACCCGTGAGGCGGTTGGGCTGATTCTCGGCGCCGCCCGGGTCTTCGCCCAGTCACGCCTGCGCCAGCACCAGGGCGAGTGCGAGGCGACGGCCGCCCGGGTGCTGCTGTTCAGCGACCCACGGCGGGCACGGCGCCTGGCCCGGCAGGCGGCACGACGCCTGCGGGGCACCGGCAGTGAGTGGTGGGCGCTGCGCGCCGACACCGTCGCCCTGGCCGCCGAGGCCTCGTTGTTCCCTCCCGACAAGGCGTGGCTCGATCGGGCCGACGAGACGTCCCGTGCGCTGCGACAGCTCGGACTCGACCATCCGGCACAGCTGCTGGACCTGCTCGCCGCGCGGCAGGCGGTGACGACCGGGGACCTCAACCGGGCCACCGCGCTGTTGCGCCGGGGGCGGACCACCGAGCGTGACTCCCTGACCGAACGACTCCTGGAGTCCGTCGCGTTGGCGGCGCGCTCGCTGGCGCGCGGTCGGCGGCGCCAGGCTCTCGCGGACCTGCGCCGTGGGTTGGACCTGCTCCACCACTGGCAGTCGACGTTCGGCAGTCTCGACCTCGCGTCCGGCGTCGCCGGCAGTGGGCGCGCGCTCGCGCTGACCGGGATCAGGGTGGCGTTGGCGTCCCAGGACCCGGCGCTGGTGTTCGAGTGGTCCGAGCGAACCCGTGAGCTGAGCAGTCGGGTCGTCCCGGTCCGGCCCCCGCACGACCCGGAACTGGCGGCCGACCTCAGCCGCATCCGACGACTGACGATCACCGAGCCCGAGGAGGGATCGCCGGAGGCCGATGAGCTGTCCCGGCTGCGCGGCCGGGTGCGCCACCGGGTCTGGCTGTCGCGGGGGTCTGGCCAGATCGGCGAGGTCGTCGAGCCCTCGGACCTCGTCTCCTCCCTCGGCGCCGAGGACGCCCTGGTCAGCTACGTGTGGGACCGGCGCCGCCTCCACGCCCTCGTGATCACCGACGACACCCGCGTCGTGATCGAACTCGGTCCGCAGGAGCCGTTGGTCGAGCGGCTCGCCGGGCTGCAGGCCGACCTCGACATGGCGGCATCGAGGTGGAACCCGGCCCTGGCGAACGCGGTGCGTGCCTCACGCGACCGCCGCCTGACCGAGCTCGCGAGGATGCTGGTCGACCCGGTCCTGTCCTCCGTGGGCGATCGCCGCCTGGTGATCACTCCGGCCGGGCTGCTCTCGGGGTTGCCGTGGTCGATGCTGCCCGGCTTCATCGGGCGCCCCGTGACGGTCCCCGTGACCGCCACCCGCTGGCTCGCCACGCGCGGCGTGCCGGTCCCCCAGGAGGCCGCGTTCGTGGCCGGACCCGACGTCGCGCGTGCCATCGAGGAGGTCAAGCAGTCGGCAGCCCGATGGCCGGGAGCGGTGACCCTCACCGACGACGCGGCCACCGTCGCGGCCACGCTCCATGCAGCCGATGGAGCCGATCTGCTCCACGTCTCGGCCCACGGCAGGCACGCGGTCGAGAACCCCCTGTTCTCGGGCGTGCTCCTCGCCGACGGACCACTCTTCGGCTACGACCTCGATCGACTGGCCCAGGTCCCGGACGTCGTGATCCTCTCGGCCTGCGAGGTCGGTCGCTCGACCCAGCGCTGGGCCGAGGAGTCGCTCGGGATGGTGAACGCGTGGCTCCACGCCGGGGCCCGCTGCGTGATCGCCTCGCCCGCGGCCGTCGCCGACGACGAGGCCTGCGAGGTGCTGCAGGACGTGCACCGGCTCATGGCCGGCGGCACTCCCCCAGGCGTCGCGCTGGCCGAGGCCACCGCCGACCGGCCGACCTCGTTCGTCTGCTTCGGCGCCGGTTGGTGA
- a CDS encoding S8/S53 family peptidase: protein MRPTGNEPPWEEQDPWERDDELESAAAREGATLDPSRATVSPNGAETHPTAYLSTKLLISTLVDVDAAIELLQAAAGTFNWLVEEDPTYPRIVIEESEEERRERTERYPWATGYVGMARVVISATAESLARPPDAWTLLQAARALGAGIDLLQGIGLDHVMQSSPFTRGAPFTRGAPFTRGAPFTRGAPFTRGAPFTRGAPFTRGASVAVDSYGEQGSGGRQPVAWVGPPPHRSADKPNGPRRPRIGVLDSGCGQHPWFTNGAVKDGSGLMQGVVIGKTDPRTDPETLGNVSGPLDGSIDDASGHGTFVVGLLHQGCADADIHWWRVMDSDGTLAESDFVVALARIVQLVRAGDEGGGKDLDVLNLSFGYYHETPYDLEFDPTLYELLALIGRTGTAVVCAAGNDATSRPLFPAAFGPWADVRDEVILRDPRATPIVAVGALNPNGRTDAMFTNTGPWVHAYRPGASLVSTIPPFEGGLQAIARATFQGRVRETIDPDDFSSGFAVWSGSSFAAPVFAAELATELAKNLPAVEATEDHDVAIERASDAIRRLTEPR from the coding sequence ATGCGTCCGACTGGCAACGAGCCACCGTGGGAGGAGCAGGACCCCTGGGAGCGGGACGATGAGCTCGAGAGTGCGGCCGCCCGTGAGGGTGCGACCCTCGACCCGTCCCGAGCGACAGTCAGCCCCAACGGCGCCGAGACGCATCCGACGGCGTACCTCTCCACCAAGCTGCTGATCTCGACCCTCGTCGACGTCGACGCGGCGATCGAGCTGTTGCAGGCGGCGGCGGGCACGTTCAACTGGCTCGTCGAGGAGGACCCGACGTATCCCCGGATCGTGATCGAGGAGTCCGAGGAGGAACGCCGCGAGCGGACCGAGCGGTACCCGTGGGCCACGGGCTACGTCGGCATGGCGCGCGTCGTCATCTCCGCGACCGCCGAGTCGCTCGCGCGGCCGCCGGACGCCTGGACGCTGTTGCAGGCGGCCCGTGCTCTCGGGGCCGGGATCGACCTGCTGCAGGGCATCGGCCTCGACCACGTGATGCAGAGCAGCCCGTTCACGCGCGGCGCGCCGTTCACCCGGGGTGCGCCCTTCACCCGCGGCGCGCCCTTCACGCGCGGCGCGCCGTTCACCCGGGGTGCGCCCTTCACCCGCGGCGCTCCGTTCACCCGCGGCGCCAGTGTGGCCGTCGACTCCTACGGCGAGCAGGGCTCCGGCGGTCGCCAGCCCGTGGCTTGGGTCGGTCCTCCGCCGCACCGCTCCGCCGACAAGCCGAACGGGCCACGGCGGCCGCGGATCGGCGTGCTCGACTCCGGGTGCGGCCAGCACCCGTGGTTCACGAACGGCGCCGTCAAGGACGGATCGGGGCTCATGCAGGGTGTCGTGATCGGCAAGACCGACCCCCGCACCGACCCCGAGACCCTCGGCAACGTCTCTGGCCCGCTCGACGGCTCCATCGACGACGCGTCCGGCCACGGCACCTTCGTCGTGGGACTGCTCCACCAGGGCTGCGCCGACGCCGACATCCACTGGTGGCGGGTGATGGACTCCGACGGGACGCTGGCCGAGTCCGACTTCGTCGTCGCCCTCGCCCGGATCGTCCAGCTCGTCCGTGCCGGCGACGAGGGAGGCGGGAAGGACCTGGACGTGCTGAACCTGTCCTTCGGCTACTACCACGAGACCCCGTACGACCTGGAGTTCGATCCGACGCTCTACGAGCTGCTGGCCCTGATCGGTCGCACGGGAACGGCCGTCGTGTGCGCGGCCGGCAACGACGCCACGTCGCGACCGCTGTTCCCCGCCGCCTTCGGGCCCTGGGCTGATGTGCGCGACGAGGTGATCCTGCGTGACCCGCGGGCCACCCCCATCGTGGCCGTCGGCGCGCTGAACCCGAACGGCCGGACCGATGCCATGTTCACCAACACCGGCCCCTGGGTGCACGCCTACCGACCGGGGGCGTCCCTGGTCAGCACCATTCCGCCGTTCGAGGGTGGGCTGCAGGCCATCGCGAGGGCGACCTTCCAAGGTCGGGTCCGCGAGACCATCGACCCGGACGACTTCTCCAGCGGCTTCGCCGTGTGGAGCGGCTCGTCGTTCGCGGCGCCCGTCTTCGCGGCCGAGCTGGCCACCGAGCTCGCGAAGAACCTGCCCGCCGTGGAAGCGACCGAGGACCACGACGTCGCGATCGAGCGCGCGAGCGACGCCATCCGGCGTCTGACCGAGCCCCGGTGA
- a CDS encoding RNA polymerase sigma factor → MTDSKSHEPAEDDDGPWIRSGEAFARWRDGDRAAIDELVREMTPVLWHVVRAYRLDEDVCEDVIQFTWLTLVRKADAVENPRAVASWLIITARRQAWRVASRNRREDATDDEALAPVLPTTRAAESEAVEADENHRLWAAVAQLNERCQRLLRVIAFDDRPDYHHISEDLGMPVGSIGPTRRRCLEKLKSVIAKGASS, encoded by the coding sequence GTGACCGACAGCAAGTCACACGAACCAGCAGAAGACGACGACGGCCCCTGGATCCGATCCGGCGAGGCCTTCGCACGCTGGCGTGACGGGGACCGAGCGGCGATCGACGAGCTGGTGCGTGAGATGACCCCGGTGCTGTGGCACGTGGTCCGCGCCTACCGGCTCGATGAGGACGTCTGTGAGGACGTCATCCAGTTCACCTGGCTGACCCTGGTCCGCAAGGCCGACGCGGTCGAGAACCCCCGCGCCGTGGCCTCGTGGCTCATCATCACCGCGCGCCGGCAGGCGTGGCGGGTGGCCTCGCGGAACCGACGCGAGGACGCCACCGACGACGAGGCCCTGGCGCCGGTCCTGCCGACCACGCGCGCCGCCGAGTCCGAGGCGGTCGAGGCCGACGAGAACCACCGGCTGTGGGCCGCGGTCGCACAGCTGAACGAGCGGTGCCAGCGGCTGTTGCGGGTGATCGCCTTCGACGACCGGCCCGACTACCACCACATCTCCGAGGACCTCGGGATGCCGGTGGGCAGCATCGGCCCGACGCGCCGGCGCTGCCTCGAGAAGCTCAAGTCCGTCATCGCCAAGGGGGCCTCGTCATGA
- the mihF gene encoding integration host factor, actinobacterial type — MALPELTDEQRRQALAKAAEARQVRAEVKNRLRHSGATVAQVLAEAKRNEAIAKIKVLDLLQSIPGIGKLTAQQIMDDLKIAQSRRLRGLGANQAKVLIAEIARRG; from the coding sequence GTGGCCCTGCCCGAACTGACCGACGAACAGCGCCGCCAGGCGCTGGCCAAGGCCGCCGAGGCGCGCCAGGTGCGTGCCGAGGTGAAGAACCGGCTGCGCCACTCCGGCGCCACGGTCGCCCAGGTGCTGGCCGAGGCAAAGCGCAACGAGGCGATCGCCAAGATCAAGGTGCTCGACCTGCTGCAGAGCATCCCGGGCATCGGCAAGCTGACCGCCCAGCAGATCATGGACGACCTCAAGATCGCCCAGAGCCGCCGTCTGCGCGGGCTCGGCGCCAACCAGGCCAAGGTCCTCATCGCCGAGATCGCCCGCCGTGGCTGA
- the gmk gene encoding guanylate kinase: protein MADPQRPARGRLIVLAGPTAVGKGTVAAWVREHHPEIWMSVSATTRPPRPGEIEGEHYHFVSNEEFDRLVAHDGLLEWAVVHGVNRYGTPRAAVEEKLAQGESVLLEIDLQGARQVRAHMPEAYLVFLAPPSWEELVNRLVGRGTETEAERERRLETAREELAAVSEFDTTIVNTEVDEAGRELVDLFRSHPTADPAG from the coding sequence GTGGCTGATCCGCAGCGTCCGGCGCGCGGCCGGCTGATCGTGCTGGCCGGCCCCACCGCCGTCGGCAAGGGCACGGTGGCGGCCTGGGTCCGCGAGCACCACCCCGAGATCTGGATGTCGGTCTCGGCCACGACGCGTCCGCCGCGTCCCGGCGAGATCGAGGGCGAGCACTACCACTTCGTCTCGAACGAGGAGTTCGACCGGCTGGTCGCCCACGACGGGCTGCTCGAGTGGGCCGTTGTCCACGGGGTCAACCGCTACGGCACTCCGCGCGCCGCGGTGGAGGAGAAGCTGGCGCAGGGCGAGTCCGTCCTGCTCGAGATCGATCTGCAGGGCGCGCGTCAGGTGCGCGCGCACATGCCGGAGGCCTATCTGGTGTTCCTGGCGCCGCCCAGCTGGGAGGAACTGGTGAACCGCCTCGTCGGGCGCGGCACCGAGACCGAGGCCGAGCGCGAGCGGCGCCTGGAGACGGCGCGCGAGGAGCTGGCGGCGGTCTCGGAGTTCGACACCACCATCGTCAACACCGAAGTCGATGAAGCAGGGCGCGAGTTGGTAGACTTGTTCAGATCCCACCCGACGGCCGACCCTGCCGGGTGA
- the rpoZ gene encoding DNA-directed RNA polymerase subunit omega, with protein MSTTRSAAEGITNPPIDDLLEKADSKYKLVLYSAKRARQINAYYSQLGEGLLEYVGPLLETQVQEKPLSIALREINAGLLTVEDIPSETAAASTDEA; from the coding sequence GTGTCCACGACACGTTCTGCCGCCGAAGGCATCACCAACCCGCCGATCGACGACCTGCTCGAGAAGGCGGACTCCAAGTACAAGCTGGTCCTGTACAGCGCCAAGCGCGCCCGTCAGATCAACGCCTACTACTCCCAGCTGGGCGAGGGCCTGCTCGAGTACGTCGGCCCGCTGCTCGAGACGCAGGTCCAGGAGAAGCCCCTGTCGATCGCCCTGCGCGAGATCAACGCCGGCCTGCTGACCGTCGAGGACATCCCGTCCGAGACCGCCGCGGCGTCCACCGACGAGGCCTGA
- the coaBC gene encoding bifunctional phosphopantothenoylcysteine decarboxylase/phosphopantothenate--cysteine ligase CoaBC, producing the protein MSRIVLGVTGGVAVYKAALLLRLFTEAGHDVRVVPTDAALEFVGAPTWEALSGHPVQTGVFENVPEVPHVKLGQTADLVVVVPATANTLARAAHGLADDLLTNTLLTARCPVVMAPAMHTEMWQHPATVANVETLRDRGVLVIDPDSGRLTGADTGPGRLPDPEAIFAFCLQVLQGRPRDLAGRHVVVSAGGTREFLDPVRFLGNRSSGRQGIALAEAALARGASVTLVAANVSLDLPAGAEVVRVVTTAELREAMRKASASADAIVMAAAPADFRPVSMADAKIKKQADGVAPTIELTENPDILVELVRTRTSRSPVIAGFAAETGDANGTVLDHARAKLARKGCDLLVVNDVGSEQVFGRPDNEVTILSADGSEHPVPRAAKGEIAHAIWDAIVQRVE; encoded by the coding sequence ATGAGCCGCATCGTCCTCGGCGTCACCGGAGGCGTCGCCGTGTACAAGGCGGCGCTGCTGCTGCGGCTCTTCACCGAGGCGGGGCACGACGTCCGCGTCGTCCCCACCGACGCCGCGCTCGAGTTCGTCGGAGCCCCGACGTGGGAGGCGCTCTCGGGCCACCCGGTCCAGACCGGCGTCTTCGAGAACGTCCCCGAGGTCCCGCACGTCAAGCTCGGCCAGACCGCCGACCTCGTCGTCGTGGTGCCGGCCACCGCCAACACGCTGGCGCGGGCCGCCCACGGCCTGGCCGACGACCTGCTGACCAACACCCTGCTGACGGCACGGTGCCCGGTGGTCATGGCTCCGGCCATGCACACCGAGATGTGGCAGCACCCGGCCACGGTCGCCAACGTCGAGACGCTGCGTGACCGCGGCGTCCTGGTGATCGATCCCGACTCCGGCCGCCTCACCGGTGCCGACACCGGACCGGGACGGCTGCCCGATCCCGAGGCGATCTTCGCCTTCTGCCTGCAGGTCCTGCAGGGTCGCCCGCGCGACCTCGCCGGACGGCACGTCGTCGTCTCGGCCGGCGGCACCCGCGAGTTCCTCGATCCGGTGCGCTTCCTGGGCAACCGGTCCTCGGGCCGCCAGGGGATCGCCCTGGCCGAGGCCGCGCTGGCCCGTGGCGCCTCCGTGACTCTCGTGGCCGCCAACGTCAGCCTCGATCTGCCGGCCGGCGCCGAGGTCGTGCGCGTCGTCACGACCGCCGAGCTGCGCGAGGCGATGCGCAAGGCCTCCGCCTCGGCCGACGCCATCGTCATGGCGGCCGCCCCGGCCGACTTCCGGCCCGTCTCGATGGCCGACGCCAAGATCAAGAAGCAGGCCGACGGCGTCGCGCCCACCATCGAGCTGACCGAGAACCCCGACATCCTCGTCGAGCTCGTGCGCACCCGCACGAGCCGGTCGCCGGTCATCGCCGGCTTCGCCGCCGAGACCGGTGACGCCAACGGCACGGTGCTCGACCACGCCCGGGCCAAGCTGGCCCGCAAGGGCTGCGATCTGCTCGTGGTCAACGACGTCGGGTCCGAGCAGGTCTTCGGCCGCCCCGACAACGAGGTCACCATCTTGTCCGCCGACGGATCCGAGCACCCCGTGCCCCGCGCGGCGAAGGGCGAAATCGCCCACGCCATCTGGGACGCGATCGTCCAACGGGTGGAATGA
- the metK gene encoding methionine adenosyltransferase, giving the protein MSRLFTSESVTEGHPDKIADQISDSILDALLAQDPKSRVAAETFVTTGLVLVGGEVTTEAYADIARIARDCVLEIGYDSSTKGFDGESCAVQVTLDAQSPDIAQGVDTAEEARVGGATDPLDLQGAGDQGLMFGFACDETPELMPLPITIAHRLSEQLTKVRKDGTLPYLRPDGKTQVTIEYDDNDRPVRVEAIVISTQHEEGVDLEHQLPADLKKHVIDEVLSQYDIDSSNYKSHINPTGKFVIGGPMGDAGLTGRKIIVDTYGGYARHGGGAFSGKDPSKVDRSAAYAMRWVAKNIVAAGLATKAEVQVAYAIGVARPVGFYVDTFGTEKVPVDTIRDAVLEVFDLRPAAIVRDLDLLRPIYAATAAYGHFGRPGLPWESTDRADALRAAAGL; this is encoded by the coding sequence GTGAGCCGTCTTTTCACCTCCGAGTCCGTGACCGAGGGTCACCCGGACAAGATCGCCGATCAGATCAGCGACAGCATCCTGGACGCCCTGCTCGCGCAGGACCCCAAGAGCCGCGTCGCAGCGGAGACGTTCGTGACCACCGGACTCGTCCTGGTCGGCGGTGAGGTCACGACCGAGGCCTACGCCGACATCGCTCGGATCGCCCGTGACTGCGTGCTCGAGATCGGGTACGACTCGTCCACCAAGGGCTTCGATGGTGAGTCCTGCGCCGTGCAGGTCACGCTGGACGCTCAGTCGCCCGACATCGCGCAGGGCGTCGACACGGCCGAGGAGGCCCGCGTCGGCGGCGCCACCGACCCGCTCGACCTGCAGGGCGCCGGCGACCAGGGCCTCATGTTCGGCTTCGCGTGCGACGAGACCCCCGAGCTGATGCCGCTGCCGATCACGATCGCGCACCGTCTCTCGGAGCAGCTGACCAAGGTCCGCAAGGACGGCACGCTGCCGTACCTGCGTCCTGACGGCAAGACCCAGGTCACCATCGAGTACGACGACAACGACCGTCCCGTCCGCGTCGAGGCCATCGTCATCTCGACGCAGCACGAAGAGGGCGTCGACCTCGAGCACCAGCTGCCGGCCGACCTCAAGAAGCACGTCATCGACGAGGTGCTGAGCCAGTACGACATCGACTCCTCGAACTACAAGTCGCACATCAACCCGACCGGCAAGTTCGTCATCGGCGGCCCCATGGGCGACGCCGGCCTGACCGGCCGCAAGATCATCGTCGACACCTACGGCGGCTACGCCCGTCACGGCGGCGGCGCCTTCTCCGGCAAGGATCCGAGCAAGGTCGACCGCTCGGCCGCCTACGCCATGCGCTGGGTCGCCAAGAACATCGTCGCCGCGGGTCTGGCCACCAAGGCCGAGGTCCAGGTCGCGTACGCGATCGGCGTGGCCCGCCCCGTCGGCTTCTACGTCGACACCTTCGGCACCGAGAAGGTCCCGGTCGACACGATCCGTGACGCCGTGCTCGAGGTCTTCGACCTGCGCCCGGCCGCGATCGTCCGCGATCTGGACCTGCTGCGCCCGATCTACGCCGCCACGGCCGCCTACGGTCACTTCGGCCGCCCGGGCCTGCCGTGGGAGAGCACGGACCGCGCCGACGCACTGCGCGCGGCAGCCGGCCTCTGA
- a CDS encoding primosomal protein N' has product MSPAQRRVARILVDTPLSHLDRPFDYVVPDDLADSVVPGCRIKVRFAGRLVDGYVLELADDSDHEGKLAPIAKVVSSEPVLTPEIAKLARDVADRYAGTAGDVLRLAIPPRHARAEAHPGGATPPEPPAIGDASWHAYLHGAAFVRALGAGESPRAVLNVLPRHEPERAVAEAVSAAVRAGRGAVVCVPDVRDVARWDAVFAEALGPDAHVTLTAADKPAARYRNFLRVSRGEVQVVLGTRGAAYAPVHHLGLVAIWDDGDDLHAEPRAPYPHTREVLLTRAVETGAAVLIAGHARTAEAQSLVEQGWCAEIVGDQPARRREWPVVDVTDGTEHGAAPARLPAAVFETVRGAEGPVLVQVPRRGYRTSLVCDQCRTPAQCPACAGPLVQHRADAPLVCRWCATTVAQWQCGECHGTRLRAPVVGQLRTAEEFAAAFPGRAIVTSGGQTVLDRIERDESALVLATPGAEPVVPGGYAVVVLLDTWLMLARDDVRVFEESHRRWFNALALAAYGARAVAVGDSGTLQGLVRADPAGVAARELADRAQTHLPPVGRLATVDGPEAVITGLSTREWPPFVDVLGPVPVEPGRDRLILRVPRREGLALAKVLKGIAAERSAAKEPPVRIQIDPVAF; this is encoded by the coding sequence GTGAGTCCCGCCCAGCGGCGTGTCGCGAGAATCCTCGTCGACACGCCGCTGTCGCATCTGGACCGCCCGTTCGACTACGTCGTCCCCGACGACCTGGCTGACTCCGTCGTCCCGGGGTGCCGCATCAAGGTGCGCTTCGCGGGGCGCCTCGTCGACGGCTACGTGCTCGAGCTCGCGGACGACAGTGATCACGAGGGCAAGCTCGCGCCGATCGCCAAGGTCGTCTCGTCCGAGCCGGTCCTGACGCCGGAGATCGCGAAGCTCGCGCGCGATGTCGCCGACCGGTACGCCGGAACGGCCGGCGACGTGCTGCGCCTGGCGATCCCGCCGCGGCATGCCCGCGCCGAGGCCCACCCGGGCGGCGCGACGCCGCCCGAGCCGCCTGCGATCGGCGACGCGTCCTGGCACGCCTACCTGCACGGTGCCGCGTTCGTGCGCGCGCTGGGAGCGGGGGAGTCACCCCGGGCGGTCCTGAACGTCCTGCCGCGCCACGAGCCCGAGCGCGCCGTCGCCGAGGCGGTCTCCGCGGCCGTCCGCGCAGGCCGTGGCGCCGTCGTCTGCGTGCCCGACGTGCGCGACGTGGCGCGCTGGGACGCGGTCTTCGCCGAGGCCCTCGGTCCCGATGCCCACGTCACCCTCACGGCGGCCGACAAGCCCGCCGCGCGCTACCGCAACTTCCTGCGCGTCTCCCGTGGCGAGGTCCAGGTGGTCCTCGGAACGCGGGGCGCTGCCTACGCGCCGGTGCACCACCTCGGACTGGTGGCGATCTGGGACGACGGCGACGATCTGCACGCCGAGCCGCGCGCGCCCTACCCCCACACCCGCGAGGTGCTGCTGACCCGGGCCGTCGAGACCGGCGCCGCGGTGCTGATCGCCGGCCACGCACGCACGGCCGAGGCACAGTCCCTCGTCGAGCAGGGCTGGTGTGCCGAGATCGTGGGCGACCAGCCGGCCCGGCGCCGCGAGTGGCCCGTCGTCGACGTCACCGACGGCACCGAGCACGGCGCCGCGCCCGCACGGCTCCCGGCGGCTGTCTTCGAGACCGTCCGCGGGGCCGAGGGCCCGGTGCTGGTGCAGGTGCCGCGACGGGGCTATCGCACCTCGCTGGTGTGCGACCAGTGCCGGACCCCGGCCCAGTGCCCCGCGTGTGCCGGTCCGCTGGTCCAGCATCGCGCCGATGCGCCCCTGGTCTGCCGCTGGTGCGCCACCACGGTCGCGCAGTGGCAGTGCGGCGAGTGCCACGGCACCCGGCTGCGCGCGCCCGTCGTGGGCCAGCTGCGCACCGCCGAGGAGTTCGCCGCGGCGTTTCCCGGTCGCGCGATCGTGACGTCCGGTGGCCAGACGGTGCTCGATCGGATCGAGCGCGACGAGTCTGCTCTGGTTTTGGCCACGCCGGGCGCCGAGCCCGTGGTGCCCGGTGGCTACGCCGTGGTCGTGCTGCTCGACACCTGGCTGATGCTGGCGCGCGACGACGTCCGGGTCTTCGAGGAGTCGCACCGGCGCTGGTTCAACGCCCTCGCGCTGGCCGCGTACGGCGCCCGCGCGGTTGCGGTGGGGGACAGCGGCACGTTGCAGGGCCTCGTGCGAGCCGACCCGGCCGGCGTCGCCGCCCGCGAGCTGGCCGACCGCGCCCAGACCCACCTGCCCCCGGTGGGCCGCCTGGCCACGGTCGACGGACCCGAGGCCGTCATCACCGGACTCTCGACGCGTGAGTGGCCGCCGTTCGTCGACGTGCTCGGGCCGGTCCCGGTCGAGCCGGGCAGGGATCGGCTGATCCTGCGCGTGCCCCGACGCGAGGGTCTGGCCCTGGCGAAGGTGCTCAAGGGCATCGCCGCCGAGCGCAGCGCGGCCAAGGAACCGCCGGTGCGGATCCAGATCGACCCCGTCGCCTTCTGA